The Populus alba chromosome 13, ASM523922v2, whole genome shotgun sequence genome contains the following window.
TCTACTCTTCTCATCTCTCTCATTACCTTCTTTCACTTCTTCTTTCGCTTGTTCGTGGCTGGACTGGCTCAATGGAAATGACGATGGATGCAGGGGATGATGGCCGCGTTAGAACAGGTAGTTACCACCATCTTTCATCACCATTTTCATCAAGTAGTCTCTGCATGTCCCTgtggtttctattttttttttctttttatcgcTCATTTGCATGGATAGAGGTTGATATTTCCATGTGTTCTggcctttttcttctcttctttctgagGAGATCAGTTTCATGTCGACAAATTGGTGACTTGACTGTTTTCCCCTTTTGAAGAACAGCATCACAAACCCTAGCGGAAGATTCTCTGTTTCCCCTTTTCACCCAGCCTTTTTATTTCTGTTACAGAATCGTCACGCTTTTCTCACTCGAAATTTAaaattggatatttttttattattattcttttttcataaacaaaattcAGAGCGGGTGCTAACTCTTAAAGTTATCATTGCCTTATTGGGCTGGTGTATATTTTGATTTCAGATCTGACTCCTTAGGCTGGGCCCAACTAGTCCATCACAATGGGCCTAAGGTCCTTATAAGATATAGGCCTGGACCGAGTGAGTACAGGCCTTGTGGCCCGCAGCAAAATTAGTTGACTTTAAATGGTGTTTCGTAccgattgttttttaagatttttttatttaaaaaagtattaaaaatatatatttttaattttatttttaatatataataatataaaattattaaaaaattaatttaaaataaaaataattttaaattaaaaataaaataaattaaaacctgGTCGCAATTGCATTATATCATCTTATCAAGAAGAAGTGCAGCCAAAGCCTCTTTGATTGCTCCCGGAAAAATGAGAATGGCAACAGCATTGTCACAACCCACCACCCCCACCACCACTATTTACTCAGCTTCGAAAACGCCACCACCCCAGAACAACCCTAATTCTATTTCTTCCCAACAAGAATTATCTCTTCTTTCTAAACTCCATTATTGTAAATCTGTATCACAGCTCAAACAAATCCATGCCTTCATCATCAAAACACCAAGGTCTCAAACTCACCACATTTATGCTAAAAAACTCATCTACTCACTCTTACAACTAAACCATTTCTTTAGCCCCCCAAATGACAAAAACCTTAACTATGCTCACTCTCTTGTTAAGCAATGGGATAAACCTGATGTCTATGCTTACAATGCATTAATCCAACGCATGTCATCGACTTCTATGCAATCTTTTCACTTGTATCAGGAAATGCTGATAAAGGGCATTATTCCTGATACGTACACTATACCCTTTGTTCTTAAGGCATGCTCCCATTCTATGTCTCTTTGGGAAGGTCAGCAGATTCATGCTCAttgtattaaaatgtttttcacggaAAATGTGTATGTTAATAACACTCTTATGAGGCTTTATGCTGTCTGCGGAATGCTCGACGTTGTCGAGAAGCTGTTTGAGCAAGGTCCTGTTAGGGACCTGGTCTCGTGGACCACGCTCATTCAAGCATATCTCAAGATGGGATTTCCAATAGATGCCGTTTCGGCTTTCTTTCGAATGTGCCAAGCAAATTTAAGACCGGACAATATGATTTTAGTTGTTGTGCTTTCCGCGTGCTCCAAGCTGGGAGACTTGAGTTTGGGCAggaaaatccatgaatatatGGTTCAACTTAAAGTGAATGTTGATTCGGATGTTTTCCTTGGCAATGCATTGGTGGACATGTACTTGAAATGTGGGGAAGCTGGTTTTGCTAGGCACATGTTTGATAAGATGCCTGTTAAGAATGTAGTTTCTTGGAATTCAATGATATCTGGTCTAGCTCAGCAAGGACAATTTAAAGAGGCATTGGATGTATTTAGGCGGATGCAAAAGGTGGGATTGAAACCAGATGATTTCACTTTGGTTGCTGTGTTGAACTCTTGTGCAAATCTTGGAATGCTTGATCTTGGAAAGTGGGTTCATGCTTATATAGATAGAAGTCACCTAAGGGCAGATGGGTTTATTGGGAATGCTCTTGTGGATATGTATGCAAAGAGTGGAAGCATCGATCAAGCCCTCAGAGTGTTCCAAGCAATGAAATTAAGAGATGTTTATTCGTATACTGCAATGATTGTAGGCTTGGCAATGCACGGGGAAGTAGAGAGTGCGCTATCTATCTTCTCTGAAATGCCCAGAACAGGCATAAAACCTGATGAAGTAACATTTGTGGGTGTTCTTTCCGCGTGTAGTCATGCAGGATTGGTGAAAGAAGGACGGAGATATTTTGAGGACATGTCCAAGGTCTACAACCTAGAACCTCAAGTAGAGCACTATGGTTGTATGGTTGACCTTTTGGGTCGTGCTGGACTAATAAGTGAGGCACAAGAGTTCATACAGAATATGCCAATTGCTCCTGATGCTTTTGTTTGGGGGGCACTACTAGGAGCATGCAAGATGCATGCGAAGGTTGAGCTTGGGGAAAGTGTAATGGAAAAACTCCTAGAGGTGGAGCCCCGGAAAGATGGTGCATATACACTCATGTCGAACATGTATTCCTCTGCAAATAGATGGAGAGATGCTTTGAAATGGAGAAAGgccatgaaagaaagaaacataaaaaagactCCAGGGTGTAGTTCCATTGAAGTTGATGGTCTGGTTCATGAATTCCGCAAGGGTGAAAAAGCACATCCAAAAGTCAAAGAGCTATACAAGTTGCTGGAAGCAATGAATGGTCACTTGAGAAACTATGGGAATTTGGTCCACATCAATGGATTATGTTGATCCAACTACAGGATACAAGCACCATTTGTCTTGATAGATCAAGATATAGTCCATATGGAGTgagaatttgatatttgatcCACCTGTTCGCTTCCCAAATTTTGAGGATCGTATATTAATTGAATATCATGTCAAtgtgaacataaaaaaataagcatccCGTATCAGTCGAACATCATCTCCACTTCATGATTTATCCTGTAATTTTACTTATGTTCCATGTTAGAAACGTCATCTGGGATCAATGACTTCTTGTTTTGCGGTAATAACATGTTGATTTCTGCAAATGATGCCCACTTGTTTTGGCTAGTGTAATCAGGTAACATGTCATTGAATATAGTATAATCAGGATTAACCTGCAACTAGTAAGAGCACGTACTAGTGGCTTCATTTGATGAATAACAACTAGAATCATATTCGAACAAAATAATAGGCTGACCCAAATTAAGAGAACCTTCAGACACTTGAGATAAATGAGATGATACTTCAATGAGGGCTGACCTAGAAATATGCTCATTTATATGACACCATCACATTGCTGCTAACAAAAAATTGCATATACTTTTACCTTTTCACATTCTCTATTTCTTATATAATGTTCAGGTTATGACAATTACTTACCGTGTTTCATTGTGATTTAGGTACCTTGTGGACTGCTACAGCCCATGCTTTTACGGCTGTTGTTGGTGCTGGCATATTAGCATTGCCTTGGAGTGTTGCTCAATTGGGTTGGATCCTTGGCCCCTTTGTCCTCGTCTTCTTTGCCATTGTTACATACTATATTGCCTCTCTTCTATGTGATTGCTATAGAACACCAGATCCAGTAACTGGAAAAAGAAACTATACGTACATTTATGCTGTGAGAGAACTTTTAGGTATGTATCTATCCTTTTAATGTGCATTGTTATAATGATTaccaaaataaattgttttatatgcATATATTCctttttataaaatgtaattaatataaatcattttgattatcTGTTTATTTCCATTCTTATTGTCCATAACCTGTAGAAGACTTGAGTGGACCATAACCACAGTAATATAAGGCACAAAGTAAAAGTTTCACAAAATATCAGGGTTCTATACTTTCCACCTGAAATCATGGCTTATCATGTATTATATGTCAAACAGTAATTGCTTTCGGTTTGTGCAGGTCCTAGGAGTGAACTGATTTGTGGAATATTGCAGTATTCAATATTATGGGGAACAATGATTGGCTACACAGTTACAACTGCTATTAGCATAGCGTGAGTTGcttcaaaaaacttttttgataaaatacatTGATCTGTTGCAATTTATTCTTGATTGTGTGCTGGTATATTGTAGTTCTTTAACTCTCTTCTAGTCCACCTACAGCTTTGCT
Protein-coding sequences here:
- the LOC118035493 gene encoding pentatricopeptide repeat-containing protein At1g08070, chloroplastic isoform X1, yielding MRMATALSQPTTPTTTIYSASKTPPPQNNPNSISSQQELSLLSKLHYCKSVSQLKQIHAFIIKTPRSQTHHIYAKKLIYSLLQLNHFFSPPNDKNLNYAHSLVKQWDKPDVYAYNALIQRMSSTSMQSFHLYQEMLIKGIIPDTYTIPFVLKACSHSMSLWEGQQIHAHCIKMFFTENVYVNNTLMRLYAVCGMLDVVEKLFEQGPVRDLVSWTTLIQAYLKMGFPIDAVSAFFRMCQANLRPDNMILVVVLSACSKLGDLSLGRKIHEYMVQLKVNVDSDVFLGNALVDMYLKCGEAGFARHMFDKMPVKNVVSWNSMISGLAQQGQFKEALDVFRRMQKVGLKPDDFTLVAVLNSCANLGMLDLGKWVHAYIDRSHLRADGFIGNALVDMYAKSGSIDQALRVFQAMKLRDVYSYTAMIVGLAMHGEVESALSIFSEMPRTGIKPDEVTFVGVLSACSHAGLVKEGRRYFEDMSKVYNLEPQVEHYGCMVDLLGRAGLISEAQEFIQNMPIAPDAFVWGALLGACKMHAKVELGESVMEKLLEVEPRKDGAYTLMSNMYSSANRWRDALKWRKAMKERNIKKTPGCSSIEVDGLVHEFRKGEKAHPKVKELYKLLEAMNGHLRNYGNLVHINGLC